From the genome of Dickeya aquatica, one region includes:
- a CDS encoding TIGR01212 family radical SAM protein (This family includes YhcC from E. coli K-12, an uncharacterized radical SAM protein.), translating into MQLQKLINMFGGDLQRRYGEKIHKLTLHGGFSCPNRDGTLGRGGCTFCNVASFADEQMQQQSIADQLAAQAGKVNRASRYLAYFQAYTSTYAEVQVLDSMYRQALSEADMVGLCVGTRPDCVPDSVLDLLAAYHEQGYEVWLELGLQSAHDRTLRRINRGHDFTCYQHTVKRARDRGLKVCTHLIVGLPGETATDCLETLRQVVAVGVEGIKLHPLHIVTGSVMAKAWQAGRLSALTLEQYVAVAGEMIRHTPPDVVYHRISASARRPTLLAPLWCENRWTGMVGVHDYLLQRGEQGSALGQPFHYTPI; encoded by the coding sequence ATGCAATTGCAAAAATTAATCAATATGTTTGGTGGTGATCTTCAACGCCGCTATGGTGAAAAGATTCACAAACTGACCTTACACGGCGGATTTAGCTGCCCAAACCGTGATGGCACGCTGGGGCGAGGCGGCTGTACGTTTTGCAATGTCGCCTCGTTTGCCGATGAACAGATGCAGCAACAAAGCATTGCCGACCAACTGGCGGCACAAGCCGGAAAAGTTAATCGCGCAAGCCGTTATCTGGCTTATTTTCAGGCCTATACCAGCACCTATGCCGAGGTGCAGGTGCTGGACTCCATGTATCGTCAGGCGTTGTCCGAGGCTGATATGGTTGGCTTGTGCGTTGGCACCCGGCCCGATTGTGTGCCCGATTCAGTGTTGGATTTGCTGGCTGCATACCATGAGCAAGGTTATGAGGTTTGGCTGGAGCTTGGGCTGCAAAGCGCACACGATCGCACACTGCGTCGTATTAATCGCGGACATGATTTCACCTGCTATCAGCACACCGTAAAGCGCGCCCGTGACAGAGGGCTGAAAGTCTGTACCCACTTGATTGTCGGGCTGCCGGGGGAAACCGCTACGGATTGCCTGGAGACGCTACGACAGGTGGTGGCCGTGGGGGTTGAGGGAATAAAACTGCATCCGCTGCACATTGTGACGGGGAGCGTCATGGCTAAAGCCTGGCAGGCGGGGCGTTTATCGGCATTGACGCTCGAGCAGTATGTGGCCGTTGCCGGAGAGATGATTCGCCATACGCCACCGGATGTGGTCTATCACCGTATTTCTGCCAGTGCCCGTCGGCCAACCTTGCTGGCACCGTTATGGTGTGAAAATCGCTGGACCGGCATGGTTGGCGTTCATGATTATCTCCTGCAACGGGGTGAGCAGGGTTCCGCTCTGGGGCAACCGTTTCATTACACGCCTATTTAA